The following DNA comes from Caviibacter abscessus.
CACGATTATCTTGCGTTTTCAATTGAAACATATTTATATTTCAATCATAAAACAAAAAATAAATTTAAAAGGAATTACTTTATAAAACCCAAGTAATTCCTATATTATTTGTTATATATTAATAACATTACTATGTGAAATTATAATTACTGTTCTATCATTCAAATATTTATTAAATATATTATTCCAATTAATTTGTATACTTTATATAGTACAACCGTATACACTACTATCATCATGAAATTTTTTAAATTCCTTAATGAAACATCATAAATACTTCTAATCAAAAAATAGCCTTCTTGAATTAAATTTTGTATTTCCCCTAAATTTAAGAATTCAAAATAATTCTTATTTTGGATTCCTCTCTAAAGTATTAATTTTGAATATTTCTTATTTTTTGTATAATATAGTTATTATAAAATCCTAAAAATTCTTCTACTATTAAAGAAATAATAAAAGAAAAATAAAATATTTATTTTTATGAACTATACTGTTACTTATAAAAAGTGGTTGTAACACTGATAATATATACACAATAATTAATACAAAAATATACGTAATTAACTTTTTATAACCAATTTTTTTAATAACTATAATAAATATTTATAATTATTGCTCATAATTTTTTTCCTTATTCAAAAATTCTTTTATTCTATCATTTGTAGGATTATTTAAAACTTCATCAGCTGTTCCATCTTGCAGTATTTTACCTTTATCTAAAAATATTACTCTGCTTGATACATTTCTTGCAAAATCCATCTCATGTGTTACTACAATCATAGTTATTCCATCTTTTGCAAGTTCATTCATTGTTTTTAAAACTTCATTTACCATTTCAGGATCAAGTGCTGATGTTGGTTCATCAAACAAAATAATTTCAGGTTTCATACATAATGCTCTTGCAATTGCAACTCTTTGCTTTTGTCCACCTGACAAATGTTTAGGTTTTGCATTTATATACTTTTCCATACCAACTTTTTTTAAGTACATATTTGCCATTGTAACTGCTTCTTCTCTTGACATTTTTAATATTTTTGTTGGAGCCAATATACAATTTTCAAGTACAGTTAAATTATTAAATAAATTAAAA
Coding sequences within:
- a CDS encoding amino acid ABC transporter ATP-binding protein — translated: MLKINNLTVMYGNRTVLDNISITVKEKEVISIIGSSGSGKSTFLKCINLLEVPTSAEILFHNENIMTGDITKEQYRQKVGMVFQNFNLFNNLTVLENCILAPTKILKMSREEAVTMANMYLKKVGMEKYINAKPKHLSGGQKQRVAIARALCMKPEIILFDEPTSALDPEMVNEVLKTMNELAKDGITMIVVTHEMDFARNVSSRVIFLDKGKILQDGTADEVLNNPTNDRIKEFLNKEKNYEQ